The following proteins are co-located in the Myroides profundi genome:
- a CDS encoding MepB family protein has product MLLHNYQKQLNKILVNSITTSISDIQWSTEKNDYNACTFYFNNKKVIYREAKITPKKVGYFVAIWQRDHDGKTIPYHITDDFDYFIIATQQGYFLYPKEELARLHIISTEQKEGKRGMRVYPILETEMNKQALKTFQSHLPFWNNF; this is encoded by the coding sequence ATGCTACTTCATAATTATCAAAAGCAACTAAATAAAATATTAGTAAACAGCATAACCACTAGTATCTCAGATATCCAATGGAGTACAGAAAAAAATGACTACAATGCCTGTACTTTCTATTTCAACAATAAAAAAGTTATATATAGAGAAGCTAAAATAACACCCAAAAAGGTAGGCTATTTCGTAGCCATTTGGCAACGTGATCATGATGGGAAGACTATTCCTTATCATATCACAGATGATTTTGACTATTTTATTATCGCTACTCAACAAGGATACTTTCTATACCCAAAAGAAGAATTAGCTAGGCTTCATATCATCTCTACTGAACAAAAAGAAGGCAAAAGAGGAATGCGTGTCTATCCTATTTTAGAAACGGAGATGAACAAGCAAGCTTTAAAGACTTTTCAATCTCATCTGCCTTTTTGGAATAATTTTTAA
- a CDS encoding BlaI/MecI/CopY family transcriptional regulator, giving the protein MIKLPQTEEQLMEYIWDMEKAFTKDIMEKYPEPKPAQTTVATLLKRLVDKGFIDYKLYGNSREYYPLIAKDDYFEKHLNVMVENFFDNSALRFASFFTRKSKMSKHELEELKKIVDEQLKTK; this is encoded by the coding sequence ATGATAAAACTACCACAAACAGAAGAACAACTAATGGAATATATTTGGGATATGGAGAAGGCATTTACAAAGGATATTATGGAAAAGTACCCAGAGCCTAAACCTGCTCAAACAACAGTGGCAACGTTATTAAAAAGATTAGTTGACAAAGGGTTTATTGATTATAAACTTTATGGTAACTCTAGAGAGTACTACCCTTTAATAGCGAAGGACGATTACTTTGAAAAACATCTTAACGTCATGGTAGAGAACTTCTTTGATAACTCTGCTTTGCGTTTTGCTTCTTTTTTTACTAGAAAAAGTAAGATGAGTAAACATGAATTAGAAGAATTAAAAAAAATAGTAGATGAACAGTTAAAAACGAAATAG
- a CDS encoding M56 family metallopeptidase, protein MLLYLSKITLILIASLVIYKLLLENSKAHYFKRYYLLGTLLIGLFLPFITISTDVEMVSWNQTLEELNDVIMETPKQEVMVNSTIDWSYGIGVLYLIGILFSLSKLVVETIKIRMLRQEGTSIEFNDVAIVLSSQITNAFSFGNIVYFPITEEVSEDNKILQHEIVHVQQRHSLDIILIEMLKVLFWFHPIFYYYKTCIALNHEFLADDSSVSSQEEAGAYLQLLLAQTYKQHELQVTSSFNFNLTKKRFIMITKNNSPWRNRVGISLSCILFLLVGTLAIQAKSTHQKVTSDTSSRPFQATDTRAQYPGGMNKFINDFLLNFTDPYPYSEENEAKVVIQFTVETDGTLENIVVLRDPLGVGEEIVKTLRTMPKWLPAQQNGEVVSTVFTLPITFKRATP, encoded by the coding sequence ATGTTATTATACCTATCCAAAATCACACTTATTCTCATTGCTTCACTAGTGATATATAAACTGTTGTTAGAGAATAGTAAAGCACATTACTTTAAGAGATATTACCTACTAGGGACATTGCTTATAGGGCTTTTTTTACCGTTTATTACTATTTCTACAGATGTGGAGATGGTATCATGGAATCAAACTTTAGAAGAATTAAACGATGTCATTATGGAAACTCCTAAACAGGAGGTGATGGTTAATTCTACTATAGATTGGTCTTATGGAATAGGGGTGTTATATCTGATAGGTATATTATTCTCACTATCTAAGTTAGTTGTCGAAACTATCAAAATTAGAATGTTAAGACAGGAAGGAACTAGTATAGAATTCAATGATGTAGCGATAGTTTTATCTAGTCAAATCACAAATGCCTTCTCGTTTGGAAATATTGTATACTTTCCTATAACAGAAGAAGTGTCAGAAGACAATAAAATATTGCAACATGAGATAGTACACGTACAGCAGAGACATAGCTTAGATATTATATTGATAGAGATGCTAAAAGTGCTCTTTTGGTTTCACCCAATATTCTATTATTATAAGACTTGTATAGCGTTAAACCATGAGTTTTTAGCAGATGACTCGAGCGTTTCTTCTCAAGAAGAAGCAGGAGCATATTTACAGTTATTATTAGCTCAGACTTATAAACAGCATGAGTTACAAGTAACGAGCTCTTTCAACTTTAACTTGACAAAGAAGCGATTCATCATGATTACAAAAAACAATAGTCCATGGAGAAATAGAGTAGGGATCAGCTTGTCTTGTATTCTTTTTTTACTAGTGGGTACACTTGCTATTCAAGCCAAGTCAACTCATCAGAAAGTGACGTCAGATACAAGTAGTAGACCGTTCCAAGCGACAGATACGCGAGCTCAATATCCAGGAGGAATGAATAAGTTTATTAATGATTTTCTTCTAAATTTTACAGATCCATATCCCTATTCAGAAGAGAACGAAGCTAAAGTAGTAATACAGTTTACAGTAGAAACGGATGGGACATTAGAGAATATAGTGGTTTTAAGAGATCCGCTAGGAGTAGGAGAAGAGATTGTAAAGACCTTAAGGACGATGCCAAAATGGCTTCCTGCACAGCAGAATGGAGAAGTAGTGAGTACAGTGTTTACTTTACCAATAACTTTTAAAAGAGCAACACCATGA
- a CDS encoding energy transducer TonB, with product MFNTTTTKVILALVSTTLFWLGGGMHKVVANNLSNEVSVLTDKKHAKYPGHFMNDFVKAFYKNNQEIETEETELSFTINFTVTESGQVDNITVPGITDSSISEEVVRTVKSLKKWKPATEGKTSIASRYSVPFYINLSDVKSGNSKPVYYAKKEDSLYQMATYPGGIDAFWKEYNKKRGPSGEANFVGDRLKYTITVTIEKDGTMTSPQVKGVDNDRHQQGVSEEFMNIVGKMTKWFPAMYDGKPIRSKMNFTFTNNVSILEV from the coding sequence ATGTTCAATACAACGACAACTAAAGTAATACTAGCACTTGTATCTACTACCTTATTTTGGTTAGGAGGAGGGATGCATAAAGTGGTAGCAAATAATCTATCGAATGAAGTATCTGTTCTGACAGATAAAAAGCACGCTAAGTATCCAGGTCATTTTATGAATGATTTTGTAAAAGCCTTTTACAAGAATAACCAAGAGATAGAGACAGAAGAGACAGAACTTAGTTTTACTATTAATTTTACAGTAACAGAGTCAGGACAAGTAGATAATATTACTGTGCCAGGTATTACAGACTCATCTATATCAGAGGAAGTTGTCCGTACAGTGAAATCTCTAAAGAAGTGGAAGCCTGCTACAGAGGGTAAAACATCAATAGCATCACGATATTCAGTACCTTTTTATATTAATTTATCAGATGTTAAATCTGGTAATAGTAAGCCAGTATATTATGCAAAGAAAGAGGATAGTTTGTATCAGATGGCAACTTATCCAGGTGGTATAGACGCTTTTTGGAAAGAGTATAATAAGAAAAGAGGGCCTAGTGGAGAAGCTAATTTTGTTGGGGATAGATTGAAATATACAATTACGGTGACTATTGAGAAAGACGGAACAATGACTAGCCCACAAGTTAAAGGAGTTGATAATGATAGACATCAGCAGGGAGTGTCAGAGGAGTTTATGAATATAGTAGGAAAAATGACTAAGTGGTTCCCAGCTATGTATGATGGTAAACCGATACGTAGTAAGATGAACTTTACATTTACCAATAATGTATCCATATTAGAAGTATAA
- a CDS encoding GNAT family N-acetyltransferase, protein MKVFIETERLLIRQYKESDLPAMIAMNQDDQVMEFFLDKKTAEESTQAYNNMKSKIDTQGYAFFAVEEKSSGSFIGFVGLLDITFDVDFAPGVEIGWRMLPQFWGKGYATEAAKACLAFGKETLGLDKIYSFTTTQNKRSYNVMEKIGMSYVKNFNHPLVPKDHPLVEHVLYEINL, encoded by the coding sequence ATGAAGGTATTTATAGAAACAGAAAGACTACTGATTCGTCAATATAAAGAAAGTGATTTACCTGCTATGATAGCAATGAATCAGGATGATCAGGTGATGGAATTCTTCTTAGACAAGAAAACAGCTGAGGAATCTACACAGGCATATAACAATATGAAGAGTAAAATAGATACTCAAGGATATGCATTCTTCGCAGTAGAAGAAAAAAGCAGTGGAAGCTTTATTGGGTTTGTCGGGTTATTAGATATTACCTTTGATGTGGACTTCGCTCCAGGAGTAGAGATAGGATGGCGTATGCTACCACAGTTCTGGGGTAAAGGGTATGCTACAGAGGCTGCTAAAGCGTGTCTAGCATTTGGTAAAGAAACTTTAGGGTTAGATAAGATCTATTCATTCACTACGACACAGAATAAGCGTTCGTATAATGTAATGGAGAAAATAGGAATGTCTTATGTAAAGAACTTTAATCATCCTCTTGTCCCTAAAGACCACCCTTTAGTAGAACATGTCTTATATGAGATCAACTTATAG
- a CDS encoding MmcQ/YjbR family DNA-binding protein, producing the protein MDVHILYDYCLNKKGTVEDFPFDEETLTFKVGGKIYLLLNLTKWEQGNCFINLKCDPERAEELRADYSEITPGYHMSKKHWNSVHLGGSVQWPLLKELIDHSYDLVFNSLTKKVREEINP; encoded by the coding sequence ATGGATGTACACATACTCTATGACTACTGCCTAAATAAAAAAGGGACAGTAGAGGACTTCCCTTTTGATGAAGAAACCCTGACATTCAAGGTGGGAGGTAAAATATACTTACTCCTAAACCTAACGAAATGGGAACAAGGGAACTGCTTTATCAATCTGAAGTGTGATCCTGAACGTGCGGAAGAATTACGTGCTGATTATAGTGAGATCACACCTGGGTATCACATGAGCAAAAAACACTGGAACAGTGTACACTTAGGAGGTTCTGTACAGTGGCCTCTATTAAAAGAATTAATAGATCATTCATATGATTTAGTATTCAACAGCTTAACTAAAAAAGTACGTGAGGAGATTAATCCATAG
- a CDS encoding MmcQ/YjbR family DNA-binding protein translates to MELDELYDYCSSRPYATSGFPFDENLMTFQVGGKIFAMIAVHFWEQGDRNIILKCEPQLATELREEYEDITYGYTMNKKHWNTVYLRGRFTPDQIKEWIDHSYDLVYDTLSRKELIQLGKTRL, encoded by the coding sequence ATGGAACTAGATGAATTATACGACTATTGTTCTTCTAGACCTTACGCTACAAGTGGTTTTCCATTTGACGAAAACTTAATGACATTCCAAGTTGGTGGAAAGATATTTGCGATGATTGCCGTGCACTTTTGGGAACAGGGTGATCGTAATATTATCCTCAAATGTGAACCTCAACTTGCTACTGAATTAAGGGAGGAATATGAAGATATTACTTATGGATATACCATGAACAAGAAACACTGGAATACGGTATATCTCAGAGGTAGATTTACACCTGATCAGATCAAAGAATGGATAGACCACTCTTATGATCTAGTCTACGATACTCTATCTCGCAAAGAACTAATACAACTCGGAAAAACACGACTATAA
- a CDS encoding cyclase family protein: protein MKATITYSDTDYQIDFSKPIDISIPLINTDDNPIAWYLDKPEISPVVVEDWIGKVSEGKSSTNFNNIAFNPHGHGTHTECLGHITHDFYNVNESLREYFFFAQLVTISPEVQQDGDCVITLAQVKKVWTANHQKAIIIRTTPNELNKKHRKYSHTNPPYLCAEAATFLREQGIDHLLIDLPSVDREEDGGQLLAHKAFWKVTDTRHLNDDARLEATITEMIYVDDEVKDGFYFLNIQLASFVNDASPSKPVLYKII from the coding sequence ATGAAAGCAACGATAACCTATTCAGATACAGACTATCAAATCGACTTCTCTAAGCCGATAGACATCTCTATCCCACTTATCAATACTGACGATAACCCTATCGCATGGTATCTAGATAAGCCTGAGATATCTCCTGTAGTCGTAGAAGACTGGATAGGAAAAGTAAGTGAAGGGAAGTCTTCGACTAACTTTAATAATATCGCCTTCAACCCTCATGGGCATGGGACTCATACAGAGTGTCTAGGACATATCACGCATGACTTCTACAATGTCAATGAGAGCTTAAGAGAATATTTCTTTTTTGCTCAACTTGTGACTATCTCCCCAGAAGTACAACAAGATGGAGACTGTGTAATCACATTAGCACAGGTAAAAAAGGTATGGACTGCTAATCATCAAAAAGCGATTATCATACGTACTACGCCTAATGAGCTAAACAAGAAACATAGAAAATACTCACATACCAATCCTCCTTACTTATGTGCTGAGGCTGCTACGTTCTTAAGAGAACAAGGTATAGATCATCTACTTATAGATCTGCCAAGTGTAGACAGAGAAGAAGATGGCGGGCAACTACTCGCTCATAAGGCGTTCTGGAAAGTAACAGATACTCGTCATCTCAACGATGATGCAAGACTAGAAGCTACCATTACAGAAATGATATATGTGGATGATGAGGTAAAGGATGGGTTCTATTTTCTGAATATACAACTAGCTTCTTTTGTCAATGATGCTAGTCCTAGTAAACCTGTATTATATAAAATCATATAA
- the hemW gene encoding radical SAM family heme chaperone HemW has translation MAGIYIHIPFCKQACHYCDFHFSTSLKKKEEMLAGLKHEMALRQTELDGEIIETIYFGGGTPSILEVDEINDLIQTVYNLFEVNENPEITLEANPDDLDKATLYKLAESRVNRLSIGIQSFYEDDLKMMNRAHNSTEAIECLEIATSLFHNISIDLIYGIPNMSNERWLSNVQRILDLGIPHISCYALTVEERTALNKLIKKGVIPSPEEEVAHQHFMLLIETLKANGYIHYELSNFAKPGYYSKNNSAYWLGKKYLGIGPSAHSFDGVHRSWNIANNSLYIKDISEDKLPREIEELNLTDRYNEYIMTGLRTIWGVDLTRVEREFGKTYHDYLVKLSTPFLEEELMHKEGDILTITNKGKFLSDGIASDLFYLDLK, from the coding sequence ATGGCAGGTATCTATATACATATTCCGTTCTGTAAACAAGCGTGTCACTACTGTGACTTTCACTTCTCTACTTCATTAAAGAAGAAAGAGGAAATGCTAGCAGGTCTAAAACATGAGATGGCACTGCGCCAAACTGAACTAGATGGTGAAATCATTGAGACTATATATTTCGGTGGTGGTACGCCTAGTATTTTGGAGGTAGATGAGATTAATGACCTGATACAGACAGTCTATAATTTATTTGAGGTTAATGAGAATCCTGAAATCACATTAGAGGCGAATCCTGATGATCTAGATAAAGCGACCTTATACAAATTAGCAGAATCTAGAGTGAACCGATTAAGTATTGGTATTCAGTCTTTCTATGAAGATGATCTGAAGATGATGAATAGGGCTCATAATTCTACTGAAGCTATCGAATGTCTAGAGATAGCTACGAGTCTCTTTCACAATATCTCAATAGACCTAATATACGGTATTCCGAATATGAGTAATGAACGATGGCTATCTAATGTACAGCGTATATTAGACCTTGGTATTCCTCATATATCGTGCTATGCGCTAACTGTAGAGGAGCGTACAGCCTTAAATAAGCTAATCAAAAAAGGGGTTATCCCTAGTCCTGAAGAAGAAGTGGCTCATCAACATTTTATGCTGTTAATAGAGACCCTAAAAGCGAATGGATATATCCACTATGAACTATCTAACTTCGCTAAACCAGGGTATTATTCTAAAAATAACTCAGCGTATTGGTTAGGTAAAAAATACTTAGGTATAGGTCCTTCAGCACATAGCTTTGACGGAGTACACAGAAGTTGGAATATTGCGAATAACAGCCTTTATATCAAAGATATTTCAGAAGATAAACTACCTAGAGAAATAGAAGAACTCAACCTGACGGATCGATATAATGAGTATATCATGACTGGACTGAGAACAATATGGGGAGTAGACCTAACTCGTGTAGAAAGAGAGTTCGGTAAGACTTATCACGATTATCTAGTCAAACTTAGCACTCCTTTCTTAGAAGAGGAACTCATGCATAAAGAAGGTGATATCCTTACAATCACAAATAAGGGAAAATTCTTAAGTGATGGTATTGCATCTGATTTATTTTATTTAGATTTGAAATAA
- the ruvC gene encoding crossover junction endodeoxyribonuclease RuvC codes for MTVDRIILGIDPGTTIMGFGVIKVVNKKMEFLQLNELLLAKYEDRYTRLRLIFDRTIELIETFHPDEIAIEAPFLGKNPQSMLKLGRAQGVAMAAALSRDIPVTEYEPKKIKMAITGSGNASKEQVAKMLQQLLPGLKELPKNLDSTDGLAAAVCHFFNSGRTLATKNYSGWDAFVKQNQDRVKK; via the coding sequence TTGACAGTAGATAGAATCATATTAGGTATAGACCCTGGAACAACGATCATGGGATTCGGCGTAATCAAGGTGGTGAATAAAAAGATGGAATTCCTTCAGCTGAATGAATTGCTATTAGCTAAGTATGAAGATAGATATACTCGTCTAAGATTGATATTTGATAGAACTATTGAATTAATTGAAACTTTTCATCCTGATGAGATTGCTATCGAAGCTCCGTTCTTAGGTAAGAACCCTCAGTCTATGCTAAAGCTAGGACGTGCTCAAGGAGTAGCGATGGCTGCAGCACTGTCTCGCGATATCCCTGTGACGGAGTATGAACCTAAAAAAATAAAGATGGCGATCACAGGTAGTGGTAATGCTAGTAAGGAACAGGTGGCAAAGATGCTACAACAACTATTACCTGGGCTTAAAGAACTACCTAAGAATCTAGATAGTACGGATGGACTAGCAGCGGCTGTCTGTCACTTCTTTAACAGTGGGCGAACATTGGCTACTAAAAATTATAGTGGCTGGGATGCATTCGTAAAACAAAACCAAGATAGAGTAAAGAAATAA
- a CDS encoding lysylphosphatidylglycerol synthase domain-containing protein: MKILSDKIKQYLVLLIKILVVSAAFYYIYNQLSNDETLDFHILGEVVSDPKNYLAIAALMFLTFSNRFVEILKWQNLSSLIKPVSVGQATKQVLSALTLGIFTPNGIGEYAGKALYFEKKDTPRVIFLNMVCNGVQVIYAIVFGLIGLTILNQFHEIIPNTYLYIVYAVIAVVVTLLFSIRNFAIKGYSIQTILNLLNEIPKKKHRKNLFLALLRYASFTHQYVILYYLFGVDIPYFELLCAVSAIYLMASSLPNFQFLEFAVKGSIAMFIFTALDVNQWVVALVATLIWLLNIVLPISIGSYFVLTFKVKK, from the coding sequence ATGAAGATACTATCTGACAAAATTAAGCAATATCTCGTACTTCTAATTAAAATATTAGTAGTAAGCGCCGCTTTTTACTATATCTATAATCAGCTGTCAAATGATGAGACACTGGACTTCCATATTTTAGGAGAAGTGGTGAGTGACCCTAAGAATTACCTTGCTATTGCTGCGTTGATGTTTTTGACTTTCTCTAATCGTTTTGTAGAGATTCTGAAGTGGCAAAACCTTTCTTCATTAATTAAACCAGTCTCTGTAGGACAAGCAACTAAGCAAGTATTGAGTGCTTTGACACTTGGAATATTTACCCCAAATGGAATAGGAGAGTACGCAGGGAAGGCACTTTATTTTGAGAAGAAAGATACCCCTCGTGTTATATTCTTGAATATGGTGTGTAACGGAGTGCAGGTGATCTATGCTATTGTTTTTGGATTGATTGGATTGACTATTCTGAATCAGTTCCATGAGATTATCCCCAATACGTATCTGTACATTGTCTACGCTGTGATAGCGGTTGTAGTTACGTTGTTATTCTCTATCAGAAACTTCGCTATAAAAGGCTATTCTATACAGACTATTCTCAATTTATTAAATGAGATACCAAAGAAGAAACACCGTAAGAATCTGTTCTTAGCCCTACTTCGCTATGCATCGTTTACCCATCAGTATGTGATTTTGTATTATCTATTTGGCGTAGATATACCTTATTTTGAGCTCTTATGTGCAGTATCTGCTATTTATCTGATGGCATCCTCACTTCCTAATTTTCAGTTTTTAGAGTTTGCTGTTAAAGGGAGTATTGCCATGTTTATCTTCACTGCTTTAGATGTTAACCAGTGGGTTGTCGCTTTAGTTGCTACCTTGATATGGTTACTGAATATCGTATTGCCGATCAGTATCGGAAGTTACTTTGTATTGACGTTTAAAGTAAAAAAATAG
- a CDS encoding DUF456 domain-containing protein codes for MEYVLLLISILLLAGGLIGSVLPALPGLPLSWVGILCLYLTKGVEMDHPILWVSFVVMIAISILDYIIPAQGTKKFGGSKYGVWGTNIGLVVGIFAPIPLGFIIGPFVGALVGELIYNSKEKGRALRAATGSLIGFLVSTFMKVVVSIIFIGLGIKIIWNNASVWF; via the coding sequence ATGGAATATGTACTATTATTAATCAGTATCTTATTATTAGCAGGAGGGCTTATCGGAAGTGTGCTACCTGCACTTCCAGGATTACCTTTGAGTTGGGTAGGCATTCTATGTTTATATTTGACTAAGGGAGTAGAGATGGACCATCCTATTCTGTGGGTTAGCTTTGTGGTGATGATAGCGATTTCCATTTTAGATTATATCATCCCTGCCCAAGGCACTAAGAAATTTGGAGGGAGTAAGTACGGCGTATGGGGAACCAATATCGGACTAGTAGTCGGGATATTTGCACCTATTCCATTAGGTTTTATTATAGGGCCATTTGTCGGAGCTTTAGTAGGAGAGTTGATCTATAATAGCAAAGAAAAAGGAAGAGCATTAAGAGCAGCTACGGGCTCACTGATTGGCTTTTTAGTTTCTACTTTTATGAAAGTAGTAGTCTCTATCATCTTTATAGGTTTAGGAATAAAGATTATTTGGAACAACGCCTCAGTGTGGTTCTAA
- a CDS encoding DMT family transporter translates to MANKPRIALFIGIICISIFPVIVKLNLTPSLVSAFYRMAIAAVFVVPYAIFTKQIKLYDAKTMILIVLCGIFFGSDIAVWNYAIQGSSATQATLLTNLAPVWVGVGSYLFLSTKPTSNFWIGTVFAILGMVVLIGVEVFMDFSFDLPFAFGILSGILYACYILMSKKVLSTVGVIPFMTYSLLVSSVFLAIVNLIAGSPFTGWSTEGWVTLVIQGIICQLLAWLLISYSTQHMRATRVSLSLLSQALLAAILAWVFLDEQITVQMMLGGAVILLGIGITFIEKPLLGSKK, encoded by the coding sequence ATGGCTAATAAACCACGTATAGCATTGTTTATCGGAATAATATGTATCTCTATATTCCCTGTGATTGTGAAGTTAAACTTGACTCCGAGTCTGGTATCTGCCTTCTATCGTATGGCTATAGCGGCAGTATTCGTAGTGCCTTATGCTATCTTTACGAAACAGATCAAGCTATATGATGCTAAAACAATGATCTTGATCGTGCTATGTGGAATATTCTTCGGGTCTGATATCGCTGTATGGAACTATGCGATACAAGGGTCTTCTGCTACACAGGCTACATTACTGACTAACCTCGCTCCTGTATGGGTGGGTGTAGGTAGTTATTTATTCTTAAGTACTAAGCCTACGTCTAACTTCTGGATAGGTACAGTATTCGCTATCCTAGGGATGGTGGTTCTTATCGGAGTAGAGGTCTTTATGGATTTCTCTTTTGACTTGCCTTTTGCCTTCGGGATATTGTCAGGGATATTGTATGCGTGCTATATCTTGATGAGTAAAAAGGTGCTTTCTACAGTAGGAGTTATCCCATTTATGACGTATAGCTTACTAGTCTCTTCTGTGTTCTTAGCGATAGTGAATCTAATAGCAGGTTCGCCTTTTACGGGATGGTCTACAGAGGGATGGGTGACGCTAGTAATACAAGGTATTATCTGTCAATTGTTAGCTTGGTTATTAATAAGCTACTCTACTCAGCATATGCGAGCTACTCGTGTATCGCTAAGCCTTCTTAGCCAGGCACTGCTAGCGGCTATACTAGCTTGGGTATTCTTAGATGAGCAAATCACTGTACAAATGATGTTAGGAGGTGCTGTTATCTTACTCGGTATCGGAATTACTTTTATAGAAAAACCGTTGTTAGGAAGTAAAAAATAA
- a CDS encoding Ig-like domain-containing protein, translated as MKLKSILFVACSLFLFNCSSSDDNGGTPTKPSKIEFKTKEKQLLVNESFNLLDELILENVDTKTIQWTGYNDKIVNLSGTTIKATAKGETTLTAFVKNSDKKATLKLIVADVKVVFKQEKVEVHRGNTIDLNELLTLENVAKDELTWTLDNNDFAKIKDGVVTGFAKGEVNITAAATNKQVKATIKVVVKPAEISELHIVGLEGVLILNKKEQLKAAAYPQDAELTGLIWSSSNEKIVKVSPIGLAEPVALGSVFINVKSPNGKEQTIEVEVIGSDIMQIIILPKKADVVFGDKIELELLVDPPRYEPGMIVFTSSNPSIATVDEKGVVTTFANKKGTVTITASSKKDPNINASTELNVMAPFDKITVSTTVSGLNYVDGAAHGHATLEIKENSIIPGFVNDNPNWFQITRVRVFSKDGKVIFENNETVDTRYSSSRKYGFKLEGVHDPYIEYDLKFKDYKESKKETLVLKK; from the coding sequence ATGAAATTAAAGAGTATACTATTTGTAGCTTGTTCTTTATTTCTGTTTAATTGCTCTTCTAGTGATGATAACGGAGGTACACCAACTAAGCCAAGTAAAATAGAATTTAAGACAAAAGAAAAACAACTTTTAGTCAACGAAAGTTTTAATTTATTAGATGAATTAATATTAGAGAATGTAGATACTAAGACTATTCAATGGACTGGATATAATGATAAGATTGTCAACTTATCAGGTACTACGATTAAAGCAACAGCTAAAGGAGAGACTACACTTACCGCATTTGTAAAGAATAGTGATAAGAAAGCCACCCTAAAGCTGATAGTCGCAGATGTTAAGGTCGTTTTCAAGCAAGAGAAAGTAGAAGTTCACAGAGGAAATACTATTGATCTAAACGAATTATTAACCTTAGAGAATGTGGCAAAAGATGAGTTGACTTGGACATTGGATAATAATGACTTTGCTAAAATAAAAGATGGAGTAGTAACAGGTTTTGCTAAAGGGGAAGTGAACATTACAGCGGCTGCAACTAATAAACAAGTCAAAGCTACTATTAAGGTTGTTGTTAAACCAGCTGAGATAAGCGAGTTGCATATTGTTGGGTTAGAAGGAGTATTAATATTAAATAAAAAAGAACAACTAAAAGCAGCTGCTTATCCTCAAGACGCAGAGCTTACTGGATTAATATGGAGTAGTTCTAATGAGAAGATTGTTAAGGTTAGTCCAATTGGACTAGCAGAGCCAGTAGCATTAGGAAGTGTTTTTATAAATGTAAAATCTCCTAATGGAAAAGAGCAAACTATTGAGGTAGAAGTTATTGGGTCAGATATTATGCAGATTATTATATTACCTAAAAAAGCAGATGTTGTTTTTGGTGATAAAATTGAACTAGAACTATTAGTTGATCCTCCAAGATATGAGCCAGGCATGATAGTGTTTACTTCTAGTAATCCTTCTATTGCTACAGTAGATGAGAAAGGTGTAGTGACTACCTTTGCTAATAAAAAAGGAACTGTGACTATCACAGCCTCTAGTAAAAAAGATCCAAATATTAATGCTAGCACAGAGCTGAATGTTATGGCTCCTTTTGATAAAATAACAGTTTCTACTACAGTAAGTGGATTAAACTATGTTGATGGAGCAGCGCATGGTCATGCTACACTAGAGATTAAAGAGAATAGTATTATTCCTGGTTTTGTTAATGATAATCCTAATTGGTTTCAGATTACACGAGTACGTGTATTTAGTAAAGACGGTAAAGTAATATTTGAAAATAACGAAACAGTAGATACTCGATATAGTTCTTCTAGAAAGTATGGCTTTAAACTAGAAGGAGTACATGATCCTTATATAGAATATGACTTGAAGTTTAAAGATTATAAAGAAAGCAAGAAAGAAACATTAGTACTGAAAAAATAA